The Planctomycetota bacterium region CGGGCAGCACGGTCAGGAGCTGCCCCTCGAACTGCACGCAGGCGGCGGAGACGAGGGGCACGCGCTCGAGCCAGCAGGCGTCGGCGACGGCGAAGCGGGTGGCGAAGGTGTCGCTGCCGTCGAGAACCACGCTGTGCCCTCGCACAAGATGGCGGGCGTTCCGGGCGTCCAGGCGGAGCGGCAGCGCGCGCACCCGGCAGTCGGGGTTGATCCGGGCCGCCGCTTCGGCGGCCGAGAGGGCCTTCGGGCGGCCCACGTCGGGCGTGCCGTGCGCGATCTGGCGGTTGAGGTTCGAGAGGTCCACGGAGTCGCTGTCCACCAGGGTGATCTGGCCGACTCCCGCGGCGGCGAGATAGAGGAGCGCGGGCGAGCCGAGGCCGCCGGCGCCCACGAGGAGGACGCGCGCGGCGAGGAGGCGCTCCTGGCCGGCGCCGCCGACGCCGGGCAGCAGGAGATGGCGCGAGTAGCGCTCGGTTTGCTCCGCGGTGAACGGCACGAGGGGGCTCCTGGTCAGCGGGCGGCGGCGCGCTCGAGCGTGGCGGCGAACGGCCGCGGGTCGTGGGCCGCGGCGCGCGGGCCGCCGTTGAAGGTGTCGGTCGTCAGGTAGCGTTCGCCGGTGTCGCACAGGATGGTGACGATGAGCTTGCCGCGGCTCTCCTCGCGCCTGGCCACGTCGAGGGCGGCGCGCACGGCGGCGCCGGCCGAGATGCCGGCGAAGATGCCCTCCTGGAGGGCCAGCTCGCGCGCGGCGGCTTTGGCCTCCGGGGTGGTCACGTGGAGGACCTCGTCAATGATCTCGCGGTCGAGGACCTTGGGCACGAAGCCGGCGCCGATGCCCTGGATGCCGTGGGTGCCCGGCTTGCCGCCGGCCAGGATGGGCGACTCGGCGGGTTCGACGGCGACGGCGCGGAACGAGGGCTTGCGGGCCTTGATGACCTCGGCCACGCCGGTGATGGTGCCGCCCGTGCCCACGCCGGCCACCACGATGTCCACCTGGCCGTCGGTGTCGCGCCAGATTTCCTCGGCCGTGGTGCGGCGGTGGACCTCGGGGTTGGCGGGGTTCTCGAACTGCTGGGGGATGAAGTAGCGCGGGTCCTCGGCGGCCATGGCGAGCGCTTTCTGGACGGCGCCGGTCATGCCCTCGGTGGCGGGCGTGAGGACGATTTCGACGCCGAAGGCCTTGAGGATGCGCCGCCGCTCCTCGGTCATGCTCTCGGGCATGGTGAGCACGAGCTTGTAGCCGCGCGCGGCGCACACGAAGGCCAGCGCGATGCCGGTGTTGCCCGAGGTGGGTTCGAGGAGGATCGTGTCGGGCTTGATTCGCCCGGCGCGCTCGGCCGCCTCGATCATGGACAGGCCGATGCGGTCCTTCACGCTCGAGGCGGGGTTGTAGAACTCCAGCTTGCCGGCCACGCGGCCCGGCAGCCCGGCGGCCAGGCGGTGCAGCCACACGAGCGGGGTGTTGCCGACCAGTTCCGTGATGTCGCCCGCGATCTTCATTCGGTTCTCCTCTGCCGCCCGTTGGGCACGACCCAGCCGAGGCGCTCGTAGCAGGCGCGCGCCGCGGGAGTCGTGAGAAACTCCATGAACCGCCTCGCCGCCTCGGGCTGGCGCGCGAAGCGCAGGAGCCCGATGCCGGTGCCCCGGTGCACCTGCTGGGCTTCGGGCAATTCGACGATCTCGATGCGCCCCGGGGCCAGGTGGGCGAAGGCGGACCAGCCGAACGCCGCGTCCACCTTGCCGCCGGCCACGGCCTCGACGATGGCGATGCAGCCGTTGGCGCGGAAGGTGATGTTGCGCCGAATCCCCTCCACGAGGCCCAGGCGCGTGGCCACGTCCTCCCACAGGCCCTTCAGGCAGTCGAGCACCGAGATGCCCACGCGCACGCCGGCGCGGGCCAGGTCCTGCACGGTCCGCACGTTTTTCGGGTTGCCGGCGGGGACGATGATGGCCGACCTGCGGCACGCAATGGTGCGCCGCTCTCCCGTTGCGACAATGCCTCGCACCTCGCCATCATCGAGCAGGAACTCGGCCCCGCCGATCGCCAGGTCGTGCACGCCGGCCTCGGCGATCTCGTCGAGGAAGTCGTGGCGGCCGTTCTGGCCCGCGGCCTCCTCGGCCACGGGCTGCGCGCAGTGGCGGCTGCACACGCTGACGGCCACGCGGATGCCCGAGTTGCGCTCGAAGAGGCGCGCGGCCTCCTCGAGCGGCGCGGCGCACGCGCGCGCCGAGAAGACCTTCAGGGTGGTTTCGCTGGCTTGCGCTGTCATCCCGGCCTCCAAGTGCCTGACCGCCTGCGGGTCAGATCTGGTAGTTGCCCTTCAAGGGGCGGGTGTGGATGCCGCACTCGCCGCCGCACTTGCTGGTGCCGATCCAGCGGCCGGCGCGTTCGTCGGGGCTGCTGCTGATGTGGGTGCAGGGGGCGCACCCCAGCGAGCGGTAGCCCTTGAGGTACAGGGGGTTGACCGGCACGCGGTGGAGGGCCAGGTACTGCCAGATCTCGCGCTCGTACCAGATGAGGATCGGGTTGAGCTTGAGGAGGCCCTGGTCGCGTTCCTCGATCTCCTGGAAGTCGGTGCGCGTGCGCCCCTCGGTGCAGCGCAGGCCGGTCACCCAGCACGTCACGCCCATCTCCTCGATGGCGCGGCGGGTGGGCTGGACCTTCAGGATGTCGCAGCAGCGGTCGGGCTCGGTGGCATAGAGCTTGTCCGGGATCGGCTCGTTGTTCTCGAAGACGCGCAGTTCGGGGTAACGGGCCACCTCTTCGCGCATGAACTGCTTGGTCTCGGCCGGCTTGAAGCGGGTGGTGACCACGAAGCCGCGGATGGCGGGGCTCACGCGCTTGGCCAGGTGCCACACCACGCTGGAGTCCTTGCCCAGGCTGTTGGCCACGACGAGGCCGTCGCCGAACTCCTTGTGCGCCCACTCGATGAGGTCGAGCGAGCGCTCGACCTTCTCGGCGAAGTTCAAGCCGTCCACCAGCGCCTTGATGTCTTCTTGCACCGCCGCCACGGCCATACGTCAGCTCCTTTGCTCAGATTTGGTACTCGGGCGCTTCGTGCAGGTACTCCGCCTCGGCAAGGAGGCGCCGAATCGCCTCGATGTCCTCCCGGTCCAAGTCGGGCCGCAAGGTGAGGTGGGCGAGAGGATGGACCTTTCGCCCCCAGGTGATGCGCTCCCAGGCCCGCTCGTGGAAGTAGTAGAGAAGGAAGCGCAGGGTCTGAAAGATGCTCGTGATGCCCAGGGTGTTGCTCCAGTCGCGGGTGAAGGCGTAGGTGATGAAGAGTTGCATGATGATTCCGATGATTCGCCAACTGACAGACTTGGTCAGGCTGCGGAGTCGGGATTCCATCGGTGCCGCCCTATATGATTATCCCGACTGGCATAGTCGAGATAGTCTCCCAAAACAAGACGCGCCCAGCCTGGCTCCCGAGGCACAGCCTCACGTCGCCCACCGTAGCCCAAGACCGTCGCCCGGCGACGGCCTCGAGGCGTCCCCCGCGCGGTGAGTTGATGCCTCAGATCGCATAGCTGGCCACGTACTCCGCGGACCTGCGGGCGTCTTGCTCGACCAGGCTCTGAAAGGTCGTCTGGTCGTAGACGCCCGAGACGGCTGACCGGACGCGCTCCCACATGGGCAGGAACACGCAACCCCCGTAGAGCGGGCACTCGTTGTGGCTGCTGCCCATGGCGCACACGACGGGACCGACCGGCCCCTCGATGAAGCGGATCACGTCGCCCACAGCCAGTTCGGCCGGCGGGCGCGCCAGCGCGTAGCCTCCTCGGCTGCCACGCTGCGAGACCACGAAGCCCGCCTGCTTGAGCTGGTTGAGGATGACCTCGAGGAATCGGGCGGGGATGGCCTGCGCCTCCGCGATGTCTGCGATGCGCACGGGGCCGGCGCCATAGCGCTTCGAGAGCTCGAAGACGGCACGGACCGCGTACTGGCATTTCTGCGAGACGAACATCGGCGCTCCATCCTGACTAAATCTATCGAGATTGTATCAACGCTGCACCGCCCTGTCAAGCTTTTTTTCTGCAAGCCGCTCACGGAGGGTACTTGGGCATCTCAAGAATGGCTTTTCGAGGTGTTGGCGGTCTCGACTCGACTGGCCTGGTGCGGGGTGCGAGCGTGCCTGCCCTCTCCGGGCTTGGCGGTTCTTGCGGGGGCTCTGCCGAGTGGCTGGCGGGCGCATTCTGCCCATGCTGTATCAATCCTGAGAGGGGGAGAGTGATACAGCATGGGTAGACGGGCGAGAACTGGCGATTCTCGCGGCTCCGGCCATACTCGCTCACATTGGGGATGAGCAAGTATGGGGGCTGGAACGGCCTGAGCGCGTAAAGCATTGCTGCATATGTGGTTATGTGGTGGAACCCGCTGGCGGTGGGAGACCCGTCCCGCGCTCCCCGGCAGCGGCCGCGTGGCCTGAGGGGAGCGAGCGCGAGGAGCCAAATCGCGCTTGAACCGGGAGGGGGCTCTCCGTATGATACGCGCCATGACTCGGAACCAGCGACGCGATCTGCGCAACGGCCTCCTCTTCATCTCGCCCTGGATCGTGGGCTTCTGCGTGTTCATGGTCTACCCCGTCGCCTCGTCGCTGTACTTCAGCTTCTGCGACTACTCGGTGCTCGAGCGCCCCGTGTGGATCGGCGCCGAGAACTTCACGGAGCTCGCCCATGACAGCGTGTTCTGGACTTCGCTGGGCAACACCCTCTACTATGCGGTGATCGCCCTGCCGCTGGGGATGATGCTCGCCATCGGGGTGGCGCTGCTGCTCAACACCAAGGTGCGCGGCATGGCCGTCTACCGCACGATCTTCTTCCTGCCGTCCATCGTGCCCGTGGTGGCGATGGCCATTCTGTGGCTGTGGATTCTCAACGGGCGCTACGGCGTGCTGAACTACTCGCTGACGCTTCTGGGCCTCCCGGCAAAGAGCCTGCCCGCGTGGCTCGAGAGCAAGCACTGGGCCATGCCTGCCCTGATCCTCATGGGCCTCTGGGGGATCGGCCACGCCATGGTCATCTACCTGGCCGGCCTCCAGGACATCCCGGTGCACCTCTACGAGTCGGCGGAGATTGACGGCGCGAGCTGGTGGCAGAAGACGGTGCACATCACCCTGCCCATGCTCTCCCCCACCATTTACTTCAACCTGATCATGGGCATCATCGGCACCTTTCAGATCTTCGCGGCCCCCTACATCATGACCAACGGCGGCCCCGAGCGGGCCACGCACTTCTACACCTTCTATCTGTATAACCTGGCGTTCGAGGACCTGCGCATGGGCTACGCCTGCGCGATGGCCTGGATTCTGTTCCTCATCATCCTGGGGCTCACGCTGCTCGCGACCAAGGTCTCGGCGAAGCACGTGCACTACGAACGCTGACGGCGAGCCCTGCGCTCGCCCGGCGGCAGGGCAACCGCCGCCCGTGCCGAAGCGCGGCCGAGTTGGAACTTGCGTATGAAACTCACGACGCCCAAGCGCATCGCCATCCACGCCGCCCTCGTCGTGGGGTCGTGCATCTTCATCTTCCCCTTCGTCTGGCTCATCACCACGTCGCTGAAGCCGGTCGAGCAGATCATGAAGATGCCGCCCGACTGGCTGCCGCGGGCCTACTACGCCCCCGTCGAGGGCCAGCGGCTCAAGGTGGTCAAGGAGCGCGAGATAGGCGAGCCCTCGCTGATCGTCCACTATGCTGTGGGCGGGACGGCTCCGTCCCGCGTCCTCCTCCCGGCCTCCAAGTACGCCGACGGCAGGGCCGAGGTGGAGGTCCGCGTGGCCGACCGCACGGAGCTCGTGCGCGTGCCCGCGGTCGTCGAGAAGGAGGTCCCGGGAGGCTGCTGGCTGGTGCGCGAGAAGCTCGAGCGTCTGCCCCAGGACCCCGGCCCGCCGGCCCGTTGGGACTGCGTCAGCCCCGCCCAGATCGAGGAGAGGATCGAGCCGGCCTGGTGGAACTACCGCGGCGCCATCCGCTACACGGGCTACTACGAGGGCTCGTTCCTCGGCCTGAAGTACCGGGTGCCGATGTTCCTCGTCTACCTGCGCAACACCCTCCTCGTGGCCATACTGGGCGTCATCGGCACCACGCTGTCGAGCGCGCTGGCCGCCTACGGCTTCGCCCGCATCCCGTGGCCGGGGCGCGACAAGGTGTTTCTCGTCGCCCTCTCGACCATGATGGTGCCGTTCGCGGTCACGATGGTGCCGCTGTATGGGGTGTTCCGCGCGCTGGGCTGGATCGGCACGCTCAAGCCGTTGTGGGTGCCGGCCTTCTTCGGCAGCGCCTTCAACATTTTCCTGCTGCGCCAGTTCTTCCGCACGATTCCGCAGGACCTCTCGGAGGCGGCGCGGATTGACGGGTGCAGCGAGTTCGGCATCTTCTGGCGCATCATGCTGCCGCTCTCGAAGCCGGCCCTGGCCGTGGTGGCCCTCTTCCACTTCATGTGGGCGTGGAACGACTTCATGGGCCCGCTCATCTTCCTCACGAAGCAGGAGACGTATACCCTGTCGCTCGGCCTCCAGTTTTACCAGAGCCAGCACGGCGGCTCCGAGTGGCATTTCCTCATGGCCGCCTCCACCCTCATGATCCTGCCCATCGTGGTGCTGTTCTTCTTCACCCAGCGCACCTTCATCCAGGGCATCTCGACGACGGGGATGAAGAACTGAGGAGGCCCCGCAATGCTCCTTGGCCTGCTGTGCGCCGCGGCAGCGGCGATGCCGGCCGCCTCGCCGGCCATCGTGAAGGCGGAGTTCATCTACGACAGGGCCTCGTTCCCCCAGTGCCACGCCTCGACGATTGCCGAGTCGGGCGGGGGCCTCGTGGCCGCATGGTTCGGGGGCACGGCCGAGGGCCGGCCCGACGTGGGCGTCTGGCTCTCGCGCCACGACGGCCAGGCCTGGTCGCCGCCGGTCGAGGTCGCCACGGGCGAAGCCGCTGTGGGCGGGGCGTCTCTGCCCCGCGAATCCGCCGAGAAACGCTTCCCCTGCTGGAACCCCGTGCTCTTCCAGCCCAGGGGCGGGCCGCTGATGCTCTTCTACAAGGTCGGACCGAAGCCCAGCGCCTGGTGGGGCATGGTGATGGCGTCCCACGATGGCGGCAAGACGTGGTCGAAGCCGGCGCGTCTGCCCGACGGCATCCTCGGCCCGGTGAAGAACAAGCCGATCCAACTGGCGGACGGCACGCTCCTGTGCGGCTCGAGCACCGAGGATCAGGGCTGGCGCGTGCACTTCGAGCTTTCACCCGACCTGGGCAAGACCTGGCAGCGGATCGGCCCGGTCAACGACGGCAAGGCGTTCGGGGCCATTCAGCCCACGCTGCTCACGCACGCCGATGGCCGCATCCAGGCCCTGTGCCGCAGCCGGCAGGGGCGCGTGGTCGAGGTTGCCTCGTCGGACGGCGGCAAGACGTGGGGCGACATGGCCGCGACCGCGCTGCCCAACCCCAACGCGGGGATTGACGGCGTGACCCTCGCCGACGGCCGCCACCTGCTCGTCTACAACCACACGCCGCGGGGGCGTTCGCCGCTGAACGTGGCGGTCAGCCGCGACGGCAAGACGTGGCAGGCCGCGCTCGTTCTCGAAAGCGAGCCGGGCGAGTACTCCTATCCCGCTGTCATCCAGGCCGGCAACGGACTGGTCCACATCACCTACACCTGGAGGCGGCAGCGGGTGCGGCACGTCGTCCTCGACCCCGCGAAGTTCGTCCTCCGCGACCTGCCCGACGGCCAGTGGCCGAACTGAACCCTCTTGCCCCCCTCCCGAGCCCCAATGCCCTCGGGAGGGGAGAGTTCGCCCATGCACGAGCTGCCGCTCCTTGATGTCGTGGTGCTGCTCGCATATACGGCGGGCGTGGT contains the following coding sequences:
- a CDS encoding HesA/MoeB/ThiF family protein → MPFTAEQTERYSRHLLLPGVGGAGQERLLAARVLLVGAGGLGSPALLYLAAAGVGQITLVDSDSVDLSNLNRQIAHGTPDVGRPKALSAAEAAARINPDCRVRALPLRLDARNARHLVRGHSVVLDGSDTFATRFAVADACWLERVPLVSAACVQFEGQLLTVLPGEGNPCYRCFLPEPPPPEAVPTCGQAGILGPLAGTLGALQATEALKLLLGLGDLLTHATLVVDALDWSFLRAPRAVRPACALCGGSPASRDAAESREAPCCAARGDETGAARRARPWPNETSRAGIPPEGERKECLT
- the cysK gene encoding cysteine synthase A, whose amino-acid sequence is MKIAGDITELVGNTPLVWLHRLAAGLPGRVAGKLEFYNPASSVKDRIGLSMIEAAERAGRIKPDTILLEPTSGNTGIALAFVCAARGYKLVLTMPESMTEERRRILKAFGVEIVLTPATEGMTGAVQKALAMAAEDPRYFIPQQFENPANPEVHRRTTAEEIWRDTDGQVDIVVAGVGTGGTITGVAEVIKARKPSFRAVAVEPAESPILAGGKPGTHGIQGIGAGFVPKVLDREIIDEVLHVTTPEAKAAARELALQEGIFAGISAGAAVRAALDVARREESRGKLIVTILCDTGERYLTTDTFNGGPRAAAHDPRPFAATLERAAAR
- a CDS encoding substrate-binding domain-containing protein — its product is MTAQASETTLKVFSARACAAPLEEAARLFERNSGIRVAVSVCSRHCAQPVAEEAAGQNGRHDFLDEIAEAGVHDLAIGGAEFLLDDGEVRGIVATGERRTIACRRSAIIVPAGNPKNVRTVQDLARAGVRVGISVLDCLKGLWEDVATRLGLVEGIRRNITFRANGCIAIVEAVAGGKVDAAFGWSAFAHLAPGRIEIVELPEAQQVHRGTGIGLLRFARQPEAARRFMEFLTTPAARACYERLGWVVPNGRQRRTE
- a CDS encoding phosphoadenylyl-sulfate reductase codes for the protein MAVAAVQEDIKALVDGLNFAEKVERSLDLIEWAHKEFGDGLVVANSLGKDSSVVWHLAKRVSPAIRGFVVTTRFKPAETKQFMREEVARYPELRVFENNEPIPDKLYATEPDRCCDILKVQPTRRAIEEMGVTCWVTGLRCTEGRTRTDFQEIEERDQGLLKLNPILIWYEREIWQYLALHRVPVNPLYLKGYRSLGCAPCTHISSSPDERAGRWIGTSKCGGECGIHTRPLKGNYQI
- a CDS encoding DUF2061 domain-containing protein: MESRLRSLTKSVSWRIIGIIMQLFITYAFTRDWSNTLGITSIFQTLRFLLYYFHERAWERITWGRKVHPLAHLTLRPDLDREDIEAIRRLLAEAEYLHEAPEYQI
- a CDS encoding Rrf2 family transcriptional regulator yields the protein MFVSQKCQYAVRAVFELSKRYGAGPVRIADIAEAQAIPARFLEVILNQLKQAGFVVSQRGSRGGYALARPPAELAVGDVIRFIEGPVGPVVCAMGSSHNECPLYGGCVFLPMWERVRSAVSGVYDQTTFQSLVEQDARRSAEYVASYAI
- a CDS encoding sugar ABC transporter permease, yielding MTRNQRRDLRNGLLFISPWIVGFCVFMVYPVASSLYFSFCDYSVLERPVWIGAENFTELAHDSVFWTSLGNTLYYAVIALPLGMMLAIGVALLLNTKVRGMAVYRTIFFLPSIVPVVAMAILWLWILNGRYGVLNYSLTLLGLPAKSLPAWLESKHWAMPALILMGLWGIGHAMVIYLAGLQDIPVHLYESAEIDGASWWQKTVHITLPMLSPTIYFNLIMGIIGTFQIFAAPYIMTNGGPERATHFYTFYLYNLAFEDLRMGYACAMAWILFLIILGLTLLATKVSAKHVHYER
- a CDS encoding carbohydrate ABC transporter permease; the protein is MKLTTPKRIAIHAALVVGSCIFIFPFVWLITTSLKPVEQIMKMPPDWLPRAYYAPVEGQRLKVVKEREIGEPSLIVHYAVGGTAPSRVLLPASKYADGRAEVEVRVADRTELVRVPAVVEKEVPGGCWLVREKLERLPQDPGPPARWDCVSPAQIEERIEPAWWNYRGAIRYTGYYEGSFLGLKYRVPMFLVYLRNTLLVAILGVIGTTLSSALAAYGFARIPWPGRDKVFLVALSTMMVPFAVTMVPLYGVFRALGWIGTLKPLWVPAFFGSAFNIFLLRQFFRTIPQDLSEAARIDGCSEFGIFWRIMLPLSKPALAVVALFHFMWAWNDFMGPLIFLTKQETYTLSLGLQFYQSQHGGSEWHFLMAASTLMILPIVVLFFFTQRTFIQGISTTGMKN
- a CDS encoding exo-alpha-sialidase, yielding MLLGLLCAAAAAMPAASPAIVKAEFIYDRASFPQCHASTIAESGGGLVAAWFGGTAEGRPDVGVWLSRHDGQAWSPPVEVATGEAAVGGASLPRESAEKRFPCWNPVLFQPRGGPLMLFYKVGPKPSAWWGMVMASHDGGKTWSKPARLPDGILGPVKNKPIQLADGTLLCGSSTEDQGWRVHFELSPDLGKTWQRIGPVNDGKAFGAIQPTLLTHADGRIQALCRSRQGRVVEVASSDGGKTWGDMAATALPNPNAGIDGVTLADGRHLLVYNHTPRGRSPLNVAVSRDGKTWQAALVLESEPGEYSYPAVIQAGNGLVHITYTWRRQRVRHVVLDPAKFVLRDLPDGQWPN